AACAGCATGCCGACTTTCGCGGTGCTGCCATCGGCGTAGTGATAACGGGGGTTGCGATCCAGCACATTATTCGAAATGACAATATTGCGGCAGTCGTCAATGCGCATGTTATGCGTGTAGCCTTTCCACATCGTATTGCCGGTAATCGTCACTCCACGGGCGCTGGTGACTTCAATATTGGTTTGCACATCGGAGAGGACATTGTCGGCGATGGTGATGTTCCCGTCGCGGTATTCTTCGGAATGCGGGCGGATGCGGGCATGTTCGTTGATGCGGATGTTAGCGGAACCGGGGGCAAAATGATCGTGTTGAATCGTGTTGCCGACGATCGCGATTTCCCCGACCGAGGCCCCTTCTGAATCGATCAGTACATTCGCCGTCGGTTCCGAGTTCTCGTCTCCCATATTGCCTTCAATATCACACGTGCCGATATGAATGTTGCGAATGTCCCCTTTGCGGACCACGACACCGCCGCCGGCGTTATAGGAAATGTGGCAACCAACGATATTGGACTGATGAATGTTGACGTGATCGTAAAAGATACCCGCACCGCGGTTCTGATAAATGTGACAGTTGGAAACGATCAGATTCCGATTGCGTTTGACAAAATGAATCCCATGCAGCGCGCGGCGGATCGTGAGACGAGTGAGTGTGATCTGCATCGTTCCCGTCGCTTCGATGCCGCAGGCTTCCGGATGATCGCCCACAATTTCCAGGCCGTCCACGAGCGGAGAACGTTGTTTCAACCAGACATTTTCTTTGACTGTCTTCGGGCTGGCGGTTCCTTCATGGGTGCCGATGAAGCGGAACGCGGGCCCCGCGCCCGCCATGATGATCGTGGCGGTGCCATCCGAACTGACAGAAGTCGGCCCCAGTTGATCCAGATCGATGCTGATCGTTTTCGTGATGCGATAGACGCCTTTGGGGAATGTGATCTGCCCCTGCCCGGAATCGACGGCGCGCTGGATGGCGTCTGTGTCATCTGTTTTCCCATCTCCGGTCGCACCAAACGTTTTGACGGACGGCGTTGCTGTCACATTAGCCGGCGCGTCGTTGTTTTGTGAATTACCGGGTTGCGAAGAAATCACCAGGAAGCCGATGACCAAAAGCGTTGAGAAACTGATCAGGATGCCGCGCATAGGGAGATACCTTGACTGAAATGGTTGAAGTTCTGAGTGATTCACTGCAAGCCCCATTGTAAGCAGAACGGCTGAAGAATCTCAAATCGGAAGCCACTGATTGATTGAACTGGGCGAGACCCAGATCAAGCACGAGAATCAGATTTTCAAGCCGGATAATGACTCATCGCGACTTTCTTTCCGGGCTGATGTGGTTTATCTTGTGCTGAAATGATGAATCTTCTTTCTTAAAGAAACATATATAAAGAACCGTAAAAAAGATGATCGACCGACCTGACAACCCCGAATTTTCGCCCGGTGACCGGGACTTACTTCAGCTGCATACGCGCTGGATGCGGTTTGCTTATGACGAAGCACGCGCCGCATTTGAAGAAGACGAAGTACCGGTCGGCGCTGTGATTGTGCATCAGGATCGGATCATTGCCGCCGCGCATAATCAACGCGAAACATTAAGCGACCCGACAGCACATGCCGAGATGATTGCCATTACGCAAGCCGCTGAATCGCTCGGTTCATGGCGGCTGTCCGACTGTATTTTGTATGTCACACTCGAACCTTGTCCGATGTGTGCCGGCGCGATTATTCAGTCCCGCATTCCGCTGGTCATCTATGGCACGCCCGATGAAAAAGCGGGCGCCTGTCACTCGTTATTTCAAATCACCAGCGACACAAGATTGAATCACCAAAGCACAGTCATCAGCGGAGTGATGCAGGAAGAGTGCCGCACGATTCTGCAGGAATTCTTTCGTCAAAAACGGGCGGAAGGAAAAAAGTAACGTGAGTGTGAATCGTTTTTTTCTTTGCGCGCACGTGAATGAAATCACTTCCGAACTGGTTCAGATCTTGCGCATTTTTGAGACGCATGAAATAATCACGATATGATGAAATGGAATTTGTCAAGTGATTTTCGGGGAAAAGAAAGCTCCTTAAAAATCGTTTTATTTTTTGATTCGTTTCAGCTTGTCCTTCTGTCAGCAGTTTGACAAAATGTGTCTTACAATAACTTTTCACAATTCTACAGATTCATTTCTGAAATATCTTTGAGGCGAGCGAATGCATATTATCTCTCGTGAAGCGAATGAGAGTATCCTCATCGGGGAACATACGGTTGTTAAAGTGCTTGAAGTATTTGGGGATCGTGTAAAACTGTCGATTGAAACTCCCGGGGCGGAACCTGCCTACTGGGAAAAGGTTGTCTACCTGGACCAGTCTGTTGAGGCTGAGGAACTTGAATCTGTTCAAATCGGCGGGTAATTTCCCCTCTCAGAACAGAAACTACTGTAGATGATCTGAACTGGGGAATATCCCCCAGTCATTCTCTAAAGAAGCGGCGCTTTCTCGCCGCGCAAGCCTTGGCGTTTTTGCGAGAATGTCTCACAATAGACGTGTCAGGAGATTTTTCTCTCGGCTTTTTATTGTGAAGCCTGCTAAAATCAGGCAAATACGTCGTTCAATCTATCAATCACTGTGAGGCAAATTGTGCCCGCCATATCGGAACAGGATGGGGAATCGCTCGGCTTAGAGTCCCGACAGCTACCGAGACATATTGCCATTATCATGGATGGCAATGGCCGGTGGGCGTCGCGTCGCGGTTTTCCACGCATCGAAGGACACCGCCAGGGCGTCAACAGTGTTCGCACGGTCGTGGAAGAATCCACGCGGCTAGGCATCGAACAATTGACACTGTACTGCCTGAGCAGCGAGAACTGGAAACGGCCCGCATTGGAATTAAACCTGTTGATGCAACTCTTGAAAAAGTTTGTCATCGGTGAACGGGAAGAAATCATGCGGCAAAATATTCGCTTCACGACCATTGGTCGACGTAGCGATCTTCCCAAGGATGTCCTCGCCGAAGTCGATAAAACGATTCATGAGAGCCAGGAAAATACCGGCATGCAACTCTGCCTGGCACTCAATTATGGCAGTCGATCCGAAATCGTGGACGCGGTGAAATCGATCGTCTCCGAAGTCGAACAGGGAAATCTCAAAGCAGACGAGATCGACGAAGAGGTCATTTCATCGCACCTTTATACCGCCGGCATGCCCGATCCCGATCTCGTCATTCGCACCGCTGGTGAAATGCGGGTCAGCAATTTTCTGTTGTGGCAGATCAGTTATGCCGAACTGTGGGTCACCGATACCTATTGGCCGGACTTCTCTGTTTCTGATTACTGGCAGGCACTGCGTGACTTCGCCGCCCGCGACCGCCGCTTCGGTGGGTTGAAAGGATAACGCAGCATGCTGGGCTGGCGGTTACTTGTCTCTGCAATCCTGATTCCCCTGCTGTTCGGATTGTTCTACCTCGATCAACGTGCCGGCAGCGGCGCTCCTTATCTGTTGGGGCTATGTTTACTGCTGGCCATCCGGGGGAGTTATGAAATGACGAGCCTGTTGACGGTGCGCAATCTGGCGCCCCGTTTCTCGATGGTTTCTCGCTGGTCATTTCTGATTTGTGCTGTTGCCTGGATTCCGTATACCTGGGGGGAGTCGCAGCCACAAATCATGTCCCTGGCACTGATGTCAGTCACGTTTGCGATTGCGATCATCGTCATTTTTCTGGTGGAAGCGACCGGGTTTCGGGAACCCGGGCAGAGCATGGAACGAATTGGTGCAGAAATTCTCTCTGTTTCCTACGTCGGCTTTTTGCTCGCCATGCTGGCCCAGCTGCGCTGGGTCATCGGTCCTGAAACCGGCTACCTGGCACTTGGCTCGCTCATCATCAGCGCTAAAATGGGAGACATCGGCGGCTACACCTTCGGCCGCTTATGGGGAAAAACCAAACTGATACCACGCCTCAGCCCTGGAAAAACGCAGGTCGGCGGTGTCGGAGCGATTTTGGGTGCCGCTCTGGGGGCATTTCTCTGGCTCCAGTTCACGCCTTCGCTGTTCAACGCAAACTGGTCGGCGCCTGCCTGGTACTGGTCGATTCTGTTCGGCGCGATCATCGGCGTTGTCGGTCTGGTAGGCGACTTGTGTGAATCGCTTATTAAACGGGACGTCGGTAAAAAAGACTCCGCCGAACTCTTGCCCGGCTTTGGGGGTCTCTTGGACCTGCTGGACAGCCCGCTTTACGCCGGCCCGGTCGCATTCCTGCTCTGGAAATTTTTGCCGCTGATTACTGTTTCTAATTGAAACAATTCTTCATCGGCACGCAGGTTACACCAGCGTAACTGCGGGAGTGAATTGGCGAGTTGTGGCAGATAGGCGTCTACAAACCCGTTTTCGGTGAGTTCACACACACTCTGTCCTGACGGAAATTCAACCGATTTCAATAGAATCAGTTCGTCGGCCGGCCAGGTGAGTGTAATCCAGGCCGCAATCGAATCGCTGGTCACATCCCAAGACTCTGGCAGAGTTGCGAAATCAGAAGACGACGTCTGTGTTAAGTACTCGTACGCACAAAGCACGGGAGTGCGGCCCGCGTTCCAGACCTGGGCCGCTGCTGAAGGAGAGGACACCAGACTCGCATCGGGCAGCAGCGCACACAACAGACGCTCATTCAGCATCATGGCTTGAATCGCCAGCCAGTGCGATTTCGATTCCCCCAGGTGATGTCTTCGGTCCCAGTCGCGCACCAGATCTGCGGCTGTTCCGCCTCCGCAAACAATCAGAGGCGTTGCGTTTTCCAGGTGGTCCAATACTCGTTGCAACCGGGTGCATAGATCGGGCAAGTCAAACAGACTGCCGCCGACTTTGATCACGGAGACGCACATTGGGCACTCCTGTTTCTGCCCGAGCTACTTTGAACCACACATCAGTCGATGATTTTGGAAATCTGATATTCCACCAAACCACACGCGCCGGCGGCTTTCAGTTTGGGAACAATCGTCCGCACAACGGTCTCGTCAATAATCGTGCTGATGGCAACCCAGTCGGGATCGGACAGCGACGAAACAGTGGGCTTCTGTAATGCGGGCAGCAGATCGAGCACTTTTTCGAGATCCGCACGTTCCACGTTCATCAACAGGCAAACCTTGCCTTCTGCGGCCAGACAGGATTCGAGCATCATCGCGATGTTCTCAAGCTTCTCGCGCTTCCAGGGATCTTCGAACGATTGTTTATTGGCAATGAAGCGGGTTGTGCTCTGCATCAACTCTTCCACGATCCGCAGATTATTCGCACGCAGCGAAGAACCGGTTTCGGTCACTTCCACAATCGCATCGGCCAACTTGGGTGGCTTGACTTCGGTCGCCCCCCAGGAAAATTCCACTTTGGCTTTGACGCCATGCTGTTCCAGATAGCGCTCGGTCATGCCGACGACTTCCGTGGCGATCCGTTTGCCTTCTAGGTCTTTGACAGATTGGATCGGCGAGTCTTCGGGCACGCACAGCACCCAGCGAACCGGGCGGCGGCTGACTTTCGAGAAGATCAGTTCACAAATTTCATGCACATCGGCGCCCGTTTCCAGAATCCAGTCATGTCCGGTAATCCCGGCGTCCAGAATGCCCTGATCGACATAGCGGGCCATTTCCTGAGCCCGGATCAGTAAACATTCGATTTCTTCATCGTCGATCGAGGGATAATACGAGCGGGATGAAAATTTGATGACGTAGCCGGCGCGTTTGAACAATTCCGCCGTCGATTCCTGTAAGCTTCCCGCGGGAATACCGAGCTTTAAGACCTTCTCAGACATGGTTTTGGTTTTCTGAATGCGTTAGTTTGGTGCGTAATGTGTATAATATTAACGGTTTATGTTCATGGGTCTGCCTGAAGCAGACACCACAAGCCTGTTAGATGCATGTGCGTCTGCAGGACACGACTGCCGCACAATGGTTCCCTGCGCGTACTCTAACAGCTCAAAAACCCCAATTCCAGTAGTCCGGAACGAGAATGTTCGTAGAAATTCCCAATCTGTGGGCTTCCATCAAGCGCGGAGTTTCTCTAGGATCGTGCAGACATCGACTCAGGATATACGATTCCGGCCCATTTTTCACTGCAGGAATCTGAATATACAAGTTGTTTCCACAGATATTTTTTTATGAGTAAGGAGAAAGTCCTCGATGGCCGAGCAAAAAGCCACCAACGTCACCTGGCATGATCACCATGTCTCCAAAGAACAACGCTGCAAGCAGAACGGACACAAGGGAGCCGTACTTTGGTTCACCGGTCTGAGCGGATCGGGCAAGAGCACGATCGCCAACACCGTCGATCACAAGCTGTTTGAAATGGGAAAACACACGTTCGTTCTGGACGGCGACAACATCCGTATGGGCCTCAACAAAAACCTGGGCTTCTCTCCTGAAGATCGTACTGAAAACATCCGCCGCATCGGTGAAGTTTCCAAATTGTACAACGACGCCGGCATCCTGGTGATGACTGCCTTCATTTCCCCTTACCGTGAAGACCGCGATCAGGTTCGCGAAATTCTGGGCGATGGCGAGTTCATTGAAGTCTACGTCAAAGCTTCTCTGGAAACCTGCGAAGAACGCGATCCCAAAGGGCTCTACAAAAAAGCCCGCGCTGGTGAGATCAAAGGGTTCACCGGAATCGACGCTCCTTACGAAGAACCGGAAAAAGCAGAACTGGTTCTGGATTCCGATGGCAAAGGCATCGACGATCTGGCCGACGAAGTCGTCGCCTACCTCGAATCCAATGGATACCTGACCTACGCGTAATGCGTGCCGGCAAAAAACCGTGCGAAAATTCAAACCTCAGGAAGTGACAAGCTTCCTGAGGTTTTTTCGTTTGCCTGTGATTGTTTTTTACGACCACGAAAAGCACGAACACACACGAAAATGATCTGACCGGGTGATCCCAAATGCAATTCGAGATTGCCGCAGGCAACAGGAAATTGTCAGAGAACGCAAGCGAACCCGTAACAACGGAACGATCAAATCAGCGTAGGGGTTGGTCTATGTGCCAACCCGCCTGGCGAGGTTCGATTTTGTATCACGCATGCAAAGGAACCGGCAAAATGTTTCGGAAGTCATCACACAACCTCCCTCCTCCCGTGTGCCACCGCTCGGCTTGCCCGACGGTGCCTTCGTAAACGACGGAATACTCTGCTTATGTAAGATTGTGACAAGCCGACGCTGACCCCAAAACCTCCTGCTCGCTGCGCTCGGCCCGAATTACATTCGGGCTTACCCATTTGGGGGGTGTTAAATAAGTGAGATGTACGTTTTCCCAATCACTGTTGGCAAGTATTTAGACCGGATACTATCCTGACCCAATTCGTTTTTACTACCACAAAAAACACGAACGCACACGAACATAATCTAACGGGGTAGTCTCGAATGAAATTCGAGATTGCCGCAGGCAACAGGAGGTTGCAGAGAACACGAACGACCCCATAACAACGGAACGATCAAATCAGCGTAGGGGTCGATCCATGTGTCGACCACTGCTTTTTCTACTATCGGAGCGTTTTCCTTTTCACTGTTGAATAGTGCAGCCACCAAAAATAGAAATCAAAGTTCAGCTTTAAGAATTGAATGAAATCGGTTTCGAACTTCACGTTCCTGTTTATCGATCTTTCCATCAGCATTAGCAACTTTATCTAGACATTTCTTAATTGCATCTTGCTGTCGAGGATCGGTTATTTTTTGTAATTCCTCACAAGTTTCATTCAAAACTTGATCATAGCTAGAATTTCTCGCACGTATTACAAACTCACGCATCCGCTGATCAATCTCTGAATCATCCCACGGTGCTTTGATTCGTTTCATGAGATCAGTTATTTTCTGACGTTCCTCTACAGAAGCATTACGGTCTGCTAACATCATACAACAGAGTGTATTAAGAATCGTTTGGAATTTCTGTTCGGCTCTCTTTTTACGCCTCTCTATTGCTTGAGCTCGACGCTCCTCTGCAATTTTTCTGACTGGTTTTTGAGCTAGTTGTTGCATGCTGGAAAAACTGACTGGAACATTATCAGATGTTATCTGATTACTAGCATATAGAGATAAATCTATTCCAGAACCTTCGAGTTTTAGAATTCCATATTTCATTTCCGGAATTTTAACATTATTGTTGAAGCGTTTGTCAGGAGAACCATCTTTGTTTACAAACCGCCATGTTTGACCGACTATATTCGAATCACGTGTTTTTGACACCAAGCCCCTTTCTTGAAGGATTTCCGAGTCCGTTGAAAACGCTAAATTTGCATAACTGATCCCTCCCGCCCGTGCTCCTTGAAATACCAGTATATGATCAGGCATAAAATAAAAGTCTTTTTGAAATGCATGCATATGCCATACTTTAAAATCCAAATCCAACAAAGGGGGAGAACTTAATGAAAATGTAACACCGGCGAATTCAGGTTGTGTCTTTGCACCTCCAGAATAACGGGAATCCTCAAAGTGACGTCGACCTTTGTAGAGTAAAACCGCTCCACACTGATTGAGCAACGAAATAGATTCATTGATATTATTAAAAGCGGTTTCCCCTTTTCCCTCTATACGATATGAAAAATTTACGTGTCGTCTTGAATGATCTAATTTTGCGACGTTGACTAAAATGAAAATACTTCCTGGAATCAGAAATAATCCAGTGAAGATCATCAACACGACAGGAAAGGTTGCAAAAAAAGGAATCAGAAACCAGAGAAAATACAAGAACGAAACAAGTCCGATTGCCCAAGGCATAAACGCTATATTTTGCTTCCGTTTTTCTATGTCTTTGAGAATTGCTATCAAGTCAGTATCAAAGCAGACCTCATCGTGTTCTACCATCTCAATTTTACTGATATTGGATTGCCCGCGAGCTCGTTTTGACCCATCAAGTGCTGCACTTGTTTCACGTTTTTGCTTTTCTGCGAAAGAGATTGCTTTGACTTTTTTTTCAGATGAGAGGTCAAGATACGAAAACCCTTCATCGGTGATTCCGATTTCGTACGAACTTGAATCATCTTCGACAAAACTGAAATGGTCTAAGAAAGAGAAGAATGTATTATTTGAGTGGGTGGATTTGCTCATTGCTGACTTTATTAAATGAAGTCACTTTTTTCAGAATTACACTTCCTGCACAAGATTTGGAGATTCTCGGTTGAGGTCGATCCACCTTTCGATAGGGGGATAATGTGATCAAACTCAAGGTAATCATCTGCATTACAAATGACGCATCGTCCGCCATCCCGATACCATACTTCACTTCGTATTTCATCTGGAATGTAACGAGTATCTTGAGAACTTTTCTTTTCCAAACCTCTTGATTTACGAATCAGAAACATAACTGCTTCCTGCAATTCGAATAAAACACCAGGGTCAACTTTTCCTTGCAAACGGTAGTCCCCACCACCTTTACCTGATGATACAGATAGTGACAGTTTTGGTGTTCGCTGATATTGAAATTTGATATCGAAAATATTCTTGTATTTCACTTCATGCGATTTATGTAATCCAATAAAACGCAGTCGGATGCTACCGACATATAACGTTCCATCTAATTTCTTCAGTTTGTTTCCGACTCGATGTTGATAAGTAATTGAGAGCGCATAATGCAGTTTTTCACCGGGCTGTAGAATTAAGCCGTTCGATTCGAGAGTCGGTAGATTCCCTTTTCGGATTTCAAATATTCGGGAATATAACTCAAGATCCATTAAGCAGGCTTTCAACAGATCTTGAGCGTTGAGAAATTTGGTCAGAGCTCTGATATGTTCTTCATCTCCCTCACAAATTTCCCCACGGGCTTTAATCGCACCTAAGGCAGTGGCTAAAACTTCTTTTTTATTTGGGACTGAAAGTTTTTTTAAATCTTTTTGGGTTAGTCCAAAGCGGTTGGCCACAATTGCCAGTTTGGTCATTTCATCCTGAGTGAGAAGATCATCATTCAAAGAATTGGCTAAGAGAAATGAATAGTAGGAAAGCGCCTGTTTGGAGATAGCTTTATTAATATCTCTTTTTTTGAGGTCAAAGAAACGAGATGTTTTCTCAAGCAGTTTCTGTTCGTCTTCGGTGAGTTCTCCATCTGAGACTGCCTCACGAAAAACTCTTTTGTAAATCATCAAGCCGATTTCGTAATCAAGCTTAACGATCAATTCATCATCCAAATCCAGCAAGCGGACAACATGCTCAAGAAGAGTGGACTCCTTGGGAGTGATCTCAAGGTCTTTCGTACATCGATAGTAAATTTCACGGTAGATTGCCGAAGCAGCTTGTGTATAACTCTCTTTAGAAAAAGTAAATTTCTCTAAGAGTCTTTTTAGAGAGTCATCCGGTTCTGATGCTAGATTTTTAGATTCACTTAAGGCAACGTAAAGAATCTTCTGAATATGTGACGCACCAACTTGCGTATTCTTTTGAGGATTAGTTAATTCTTTCATGTTTCCTGCAACTCACATAAGACCATATAAAACCCTTATTCAGTCTATCTTTATGTATAGTTACATGCAAGCAGTGGGACTCTGACAGATCCAGGACGTTATATTTTTCCTACCGTTTTTCTGCTGAGTCAGATTCACCTTCCTGCTTTCAGTTCATCTTGCCCCTCCCGTGCCGATTCGTATCTTATTCCTAGTCCAGGCCCAGTAGTTTGTCGAGGCGTTCGCGGGCGGTTAGTTGTTCTTGCACGGTTGCGTTTGGATCTCTGAGGATGTTGCGGTAGAAGACGTATGCTTCGGCGCGGTGCTGTTTTTTTTTCAATACACGGCGTCGATGTTCGGCATGAATCAGGGCGACGGTTTCAGGCGTGAATTGCTGATTGTCGTTCAATAGCTTGAGCAGCCGCGCTTGTTTGAGCTCTCTCAGACTGGGAATTTGAAAACGGGGTTTTGACATGAAATCGTTCATCAATCTTTTGCCTTTCTGTTTCGTTTGCTTCTGGAAACGGGTTGCCCACGGGTTGCATCTTGGGGAAGGGCGCGCGGGTGTCAATGGGGAGGCGAAAAAAAGAACGCTTGTGATAGACCATGATCACACAATGATTCTCAATGAAGCCTTGCGAAGACTCACGAAGTGGAACGATGCGATAGGGAACACTGCGAAGCAGTCGCAGCGAGTTTTAAGAAATGTGGCTCTACACAGGGACTTTTATAGTGCGAATTTCGACAGGCTGCGACGTGTTTACCGGTGCAAATCCTGTTTGCTCGCGCGCGCGACGTTATCTCCGCATCTTTCGCATCGGCGCGTTGCTGTCAAGAGGCCTTTATCCACTACAAAACAGGGACCAATTGCGAATAACTCGCAAAATGAATCGCCGGCCTCGGGCTCGTTGGTGCGACAACGCCGGTCAGGCTGCGGCGCGCTGTTCAGCCGGTTGTTCGTGCTGCTGCTCAACTGCGAACTGCTGACATTCCTGAACTACGTTCGCGACGAACTGTTTGGCGGTGAGGTGCTCTTTCAGATAGCTGGTGACTTTAGCAACTCGAGACGAGAAGTAATACGGACGCAAATGATAACGCAGCGGCGTCGCTCCGTTGATCACCTGCATGGTGTTCTCGTAGTTGGAGGCGTCGATGTTCGGAGCTGAAGCCTCACTACAGGAAAACAGCATCTGCAGATTCGGATCTTCGCTGCAGCCGAACTGCTGCTCGAGTTTAAAGCCACAACTCTCGGCCAGCATTTTGAGACTGGAGGGAGTGAAATTATGAATGTGAGCGTAATGGAACATTTTGCTGCGACGGGCGAAGGGAGCCGCGATGTTCGGGCATTCGACGTAGAACTGTCCGTCGTCGGCCAGCATGCTGCGAATGTATTCCAGTGCGCGACGCGGCGAGTTGAAGTGCTCGATCACATGGATGAGCAGCACCAGCTCGCGGCTGTGGTCGCGGGGCTGTTCGAACAGATCGCCACGCACGACGTTGGTCAGCAGTTTTTGTTGCGAGTAGGTTTGAAAGCCTTCCCCCGGTTCGATGCCGCTGGCAGAGTGGCCGTTCAATTCGAAAACTTTGACGGTACAGCCGATGCCGGCTCCGACTTCGAAAACTTTGGCGTCGGGTTCAATGTGAGACTGCAGCTGACTGAAAATGCGTTCGCCGTTTTTCCAGGCACGCATCACACGACGATCCGAGGGAGTCATCTCGCCGTGATAGCTCTGGCGGTATTCGGTGGCATAATAACGGGCGAGTTCTTC
This genomic interval from Gimesia alba contains the following:
- a CDS encoding class I SAM-dependent methyltransferase, which gives rise to MAEKKCDLCAGTEFEQIGNRDRHGNPLESVICKTCGLVAHGQIPTDEELARYYATEYRQSYHGEMTPSDRRVMRAWKNGERIFSQLQSHIEPDAKVFEVGAGIGCTVKVFELNGHSASGIEPGEGFQTYSQQKLLTNVVRGDLFEQPRDHSRELVLLIHVIEHFNSPRRALEYIRSMLADDGQFYVECPNIAAPFARRSKMFHYAHIHNFTPSSLKMLAESCGFKLEQQFGCSEDPNLQMLFSCSEASAPNIDASNYENTMQVINGATPLRYHLRPYYFSSRVAKVTSYLKEHLTAKQFVANVVQECQQFAVEQQHEQPAEQRAAA